In Streptomyces thermolilacinus SPC6, a single genomic region encodes these proteins:
- a CDS encoding AAA family ATPase, translated as MTVQPTLERRSRPHGRDAELRSVAAVLDAPRRGGSGLLVLLGDPGMGRTALLDHAAASFTGGPVVRVPAAPGDCRVPGGGLRALCDALTARGTVRHPAAEEEPTGAALADALRAASADGPPLLCVDDAHVWDERSRRALAAVLRGVPRTGPVAVLVTALRRHPGSRDFAGLPSVVLGPLSRRPAGCVVDDLAAGPVDASVREELVTEAEGNPALLAFLAERLSPARLAGCVPLPRPLVDTAALRRVVSPAPDELPDEVRALLLLVAAASEDDTAGGTAGGTADAALVRDAARGAGLPGAVFAAAEAAGLLVWSSGRVGCATVPLRRLVYEEAAPARRRAAHGALAAALGGARNPLARLTHTALSVQGPAPRLAAALAAEAAREGARHPHHERSAALARAAELTTGTGARGERLVAAAEQARLAGLPRRARELLAAARATGGHDAVRGRVELASGVLASDDGPVVDAYESLCAAAALLAPYDPARAMAAHLAAADAAWAAGDVTACLASLDAAAVPAPCGSPARPDGSAPEARAAGGAAAAGAAARNTAVNGPVAGPVADGPVADGPVSGGPVAGGPAAWRGGGGDEYPAGLRAALRGRLDLARGPLRRTVERARSGGADPAGLLRAGAAALVVGDVAAACRASARAVAAARASGSAGLEPRALEYLAYAELRAGRHGRARAHAEEGLRAAGRAGQRNVAAHLHAVLALALSVEGDEPGVAAHAGHAMDSARRHGLAQAAALAQWASARTDLSRGRAPEAAARLRPVVRPVVRGGHFAVRVLAIPCYVEATVLAGQAGAARSAVEEFAVWASLGADPQAPALLARCRALLDPAGAGDWYERALHRHESVSGEFERARTLLLYGKWLRRQRRPREAGDRLREALVAFEQCGARGWAEMADSELRASGSAPRSRPEGGLARLTAQQMRIVRLVADGATNREVAVRLSLSPRTVDHHLRNVFALLGVRSRVDLARIVDRADPADAAAPAVPAVPELRVEPPRAHPGDTSGHSAVRTAG; from the coding sequence ATGACCGTACAGCCGACCCTCGAACGGCGTTCCCGTCCGCATGGCCGGGACGCGGAACTGCGGTCCGTCGCCGCCGTACTGGACGCCCCGCGCCGCGGCGGTTCCGGGCTGCTGGTACTGCTCGGCGACCCCGGCATGGGCCGCACGGCGCTCCTGGACCACGCGGCGGCCTCCTTCACGGGCGGCCCCGTCGTACGGGTGCCGGCGGCACCGGGCGACTGCCGGGTACCGGGCGGCGGGCTGCGCGCCTTGTGCGACGCCCTGACCGCGCGCGGGACGGTGCGGCACCCGGCGGCGGAGGAGGAGCCGACCGGCGCCGCCCTGGCCGACGCGCTGCGGGCCGCGTCCGCCGACGGGCCGCCGCTGCTGTGCGTGGACGACGCGCACGTGTGGGACGAACGGTCCCGGCGGGCGCTCGCCGCCGTACTGCGCGGGGTGCCCCGGACGGGTCCCGTGGCGGTGCTGGTGACGGCGCTGCGGCGGCATCCGGGGAGCAGGGACTTCGCGGGGCTCCCGTCCGTCGTCCTCGGGCCGCTGTCGCGCCGCCCGGCCGGGTGCGTGGTGGACGACCTGGCGGCCGGGCCCGTGGACGCCTCCGTACGGGAGGAGCTGGTGACCGAGGCGGAGGGGAACCCCGCGCTCCTCGCCTTCCTCGCGGAACGCCTCTCCCCCGCGCGTCTGGCCGGGTGCGTGCCGCTGCCCCGGCCGCTGGTGGACACGGCGGCGCTGAGACGGGTGGTGAGCCCGGCGCCCGACGAACTGCCGGACGAGGTGCGGGCGTTGCTGCTGCTGGTCGCCGCCGCGTCGGAGGACGACACGGCGGGCGGCACGGCGGGCGGCACGGCTGATGCCGCGCTGGTCCGGGACGCGGCGCGAGGGGCGGGGCTGCCGGGGGCCGTGTTCGCCGCCGCGGAGGCCGCGGGCCTGCTCGTCTGGTCCTCGGGCCGCGTCGGCTGCGCCACCGTGCCGCTGCGGCGGCTGGTGTACGAGGAGGCCGCGCCCGCCCGGCGGCGCGCGGCGCACGGGGCGCTCGCCGCCGCCCTGGGCGGGGCCCGGAACCCGCTCGCCCGCCTGACGCACACCGCGCTGTCCGTGCAGGGACCCGCCCCCCGGCTTGCCGCGGCGCTCGCCGCCGAGGCGGCGAGGGAAGGCGCCCGCCACCCGCACCACGAACGGTCGGCGGCGCTGGCCCGCGCGGCGGAGCTGACCACCGGGACGGGGGCGCGCGGCGAGCGCCTGGTGGCGGCGGCCGAACAGGCGCGCCTCGCGGGCCTGCCGCGGCGGGCGAGGGAACTGCTGGCGGCGGCACGGGCGACGGGCGGCCACGACGCGGTGCGGGGCCGTGTCGAACTGGCCTCGGGGGTCCTGGCGTCGGACGACGGCCCGGTGGTCGACGCGTACGAGTCGCTGTGCGCCGCCGCCGCGCTCCTCGCCCCGTACGACCCGGCCCGGGCCATGGCCGCGCACCTGGCGGCGGCGGACGCCGCGTGGGCGGCGGGTGACGTGACGGCGTGCCTCGCGTCCCTGGACGCCGCCGCTGTCCCCGCGCCCTGCGGCAGCCCCGCGAGGCCGGACGGTTCGGCGCCGGAGGCCAGGGCTGCGGGTGGCGCGGCTGCGGCTGGCGCGGCCGCGCGCAACACCGCTGTGAACGGCCCGGTGGCGGGCCCCGTCGCGGACGGCCCCGTCGCGGACGGCCCGGTCTCCGGCGGCCCGGTCGCGGGTGGTCCTGCCGCGTGGCGGGGCGGGGGCGGTGACGAGTACCCCGCCGGTTTGCGGGCCGCGCTGCGGGGGCGGCTGGACCTGGCGCGCGGGCCTCTGCGGCGGACGGTCGAGCGGGCCCGGTCCGGTGGCGCCGACCCGGCGGGCCTGCTGCGGGCCGGGGCGGCCGCGCTGGTCGTCGGGGACGTGGCCGCCGCCTGCCGGGCGAGCGCGCGGGCGGTCGCCGCGGCGCGGGCGTCGGGCTCGGCGGGGTTGGAGCCGCGGGCGCTGGAGTACCTCGCGTACGCCGAGCTGCGGGCGGGCCGGCACGGGCGGGCCCGCGCCCACGCCGAGGAGGGGCTGCGGGCGGCGGGCCGGGCCGGGCAGCGGAACGTCGCCGCGCATCTGCACGCCGTCCTGGCGCTGGCCCTGTCGGTCGAGGGCGACGAACCGGGGGTCGCCGCGCACGCCGGGCACGCGATGGACAGCGCGCGGCGGCACGGGCTGGCGCAGGCCGCGGCGCTCGCCCAGTGGGCCTCGGCGCGCACGGACCTGAGCCGGGGCCGCGCTCCGGAGGCCGCCGCCCGGCTCCGCCCGGTCGTCCGGCCGGTGGTGCGGGGCGGGCACTTCGCGGTGCGCGTACTGGCCATCCCCTGCTACGTGGAGGCGACGGTCCTGGCGGGGCAGGCGGGGGCGGCGCGGTCGGCCGTCGAGGAGTTCGCCGTGTGGGCCTCGCTGGGGGCCGATCCGCAGGCGCCCGCCCTGCTGGCCCGCTGCCGGGCGCTGCTCGACCCGGCGGGCGCGGGCGACTGGTACGAGCGGGCGCTGCACCGCCACGAGTCGGTGAGCGGCGAGTTCGAGCGGGCCAGGACCCTGCTGCTGTACGGGAAGTGGCTGCGGCGGCAGCGCCGCCCCCGCGAGGCCGGGGACCGGCTGCGGGAGGCGCTGGTGGCGTTCGAGCAGTGCGGCGCCCGGGGCTGGGCGGAGATGGCCGACAGCGAACTGCGGGCGTCGGGCAGCGCGCCGCGCAGCCGGCCCGAGGGCGGCCTGGCGCGGCTGACGGCCCAGCAGATGCGCATCGTCCGGCTAGTGGCCGACGGCGCAACCAACCGGGAGGTGGCGGTGCGGCTGTCGCTCAGCCCCCGCACGGTCGACCACCACCTGCGCAACGTCTTCGCGCTGCTGGGCGTGCGGTCCCGGGTGGACCTGGCCCGCATCGTGGACCGGGCGGACCCGGCGGACGCCGCCGCACCGGCCGTACCGGCTGTGCCGGAGCTGCGCGTGGAGCCGCCCCGCGCGCACCCGGGGGACACATCGGGACACAGCGCCGTCCGCACGGCGGGCTGA
- the bdeA gene encoding bis(hydroxyethyl) terephthalate hydrolase yields the protein MHQHPHTQRRTRSLSSALAAVAVLVGIGLGPTPGAHAADNPYERGPAPTNASIEAVRGPYAVSQATVSSLAVTGFGGGTIYYPTTTSDGTFGAVAISPGYTGTQSSIAWLGPRLASQGFVVFTIDTNTTLDQPDSRGRQLLAALDYLTRVSPLRTRVDSTRLGVMGHSMGGGGSLEAAKSRPSLQAAIPLTPWNLDKTWPEIQTPTLIVGADGDSIAPVSSHAEPFYENLPSSLDRAYLELNGASHFAPNSSNTTIAKYSISWLKRFIDNDTRYEQFLCPLPRPSLTIEEYRGNCPHQS from the coding sequence GTGCACCAGCACCCCCACACCCAGCGCAGGACCCGTTCACTGAGCAGCGCCCTCGCGGCGGTCGCGGTTCTCGTCGGCATCGGACTCGGGCCGACGCCCGGCGCGCACGCGGCGGACAACCCGTACGAGCGCGGCCCCGCGCCGACCAACGCCAGCATCGAGGCGGTGCGCGGGCCGTACGCCGTCTCGCAGGCCACCGTCTCCTCCCTGGCCGTGACCGGCTTCGGCGGAGGGACGATCTACTACCCGACGACCACCAGCGACGGGACGTTCGGCGCCGTCGCCATCTCCCCCGGCTACACGGGCACCCAGTCGTCGATCGCCTGGCTGGGCCCGCGCCTCGCCTCGCAGGGGTTCGTCGTGTTCACCATCGACACCAACACGACGCTCGACCAGCCCGACAGCCGCGGCCGCCAGCTCCTGGCCGCGCTGGACTACCTGACGCGCGTCAGCCCCCTGCGCACCCGCGTGGACAGCACCCGCCTCGGGGTGATGGGGCACTCCATGGGCGGCGGCGGCAGCCTGGAGGCGGCCAAGAGCCGTCCGTCCCTCCAGGCCGCCATCCCGCTGACGCCGTGGAACCTGGACAAGACCTGGCCGGAGATCCAGACGCCGACGCTGATCGTGGGCGCCGACGGGGACAGCATCGCGCCGGTGTCCAGCCACGCGGAGCCGTTCTACGAGAACCTTCCGTCGTCGCTGGACCGGGCCTACCTGGAGCTGAACGGGGCCTCGCACTTCGCGCCGAACTCGTCGAACACGACGATCGCGAAGTACAGCATCTCGTGGCTGAAGCGGTTCATCGACAACGACACCCGCTACGAGCAGTTCCTGTGCCCGCTGCCCCGGCCGAGCCTCACCATCGAGGAGTACCGGGGCAACTGCCCGCACCAGTCCTGA
- a CDS encoding serine hydrolase domain-containing protein — translation MPTRPARPRTAARTAAATALALAAAVAPALGPAPAYAAAPVRDDTLQHRLEQLVAAPGGPPGAIVVLHRTGPRTGQAPRRSTGDGTAQGTDGQDRTEVYRAGVADLRTGRPPRTGDHMRIASVAKAFSGAVALRLVDERRLRLDDTIGRVLPALPAAWHRVTLRQLLNHTSGLPDYSASPRFAAILNQNPRHRFDSRRLLDFVADQPLRFTPGSRYAYSNSDNIAVALMVEAATGRRYEDLLQELVYRPLGLRDTHLPQGHRLPEPYLHGYAVDPPAPPEDVSEAIGASGSWASGGIVSTPADLGTFIRAHASGALLSEATRRAQRTFVPGGASQPPGPGANDAGLALFRYTTRCGVVYGHTGNTPGYTQLAAATPDGTRSLTFTATSQIPLDPELLARTRALQEDFVCALLRRD, via the coding sequence GTGCCCACGCGCCCCGCCCGCCCCCGTACCGCCGCCCGGACGGCCGCCGCCACGGCCCTCGCCCTCGCGGCGGCGGTGGCCCCCGCGCTCGGCCCCGCCCCGGCGTACGCCGCCGCCCCCGTACGGGACGACACCCTTCAGCACCGCCTCGAACAGCTCGTCGCCGCCCCCGGCGGCCCGCCCGGCGCCATCGTCGTCCTCCACCGCACCGGCCCCCGCACCGGACAAGCCCCCCGCCGGAGCACCGGCGACGGCACCGCGCAAGGCACCGACGGCCAGGACCGTACCGAGGTGTACCGCGCCGGGGTCGCCGACCTGCGCACCGGCCGCCCGCCCCGGACGGGGGACCACATGCGGATCGCCAGCGTCGCCAAGGCGTTCAGCGGCGCCGTCGCCCTCCGCCTCGTCGACGAACGGCGCCTGCGCCTGGACGACACGATCGGGCGCGTACTGCCCGCCCTGCCCGCCGCCTGGCACCGCGTCACCCTGCGCCAGCTCCTCAACCACACCAGCGGCCTGCCCGACTACAGCGCCTCCCCCCGCTTCGCGGCGATCCTCAACCAGAACCCCCGGCACCGCTTCGACTCGCGCCGCCTCCTGGACTTCGTCGCCGACCAGCCTCTGCGCTTCACGCCCGGCAGCCGCTACGCGTACTCCAACTCCGACAACATCGCCGTCGCGCTCATGGTCGAGGCCGCCACAGGCCGCCGCTACGAGGACCTTCTCCAGGAGCTCGTGTACCGGCCGCTCGGCCTGCGCGACACGCACCTGCCGCAGGGCCACCGACTGCCCGAGCCGTACCTGCACGGGTACGCCGTCGATCCGCCCGCCCCGCCCGAGGACGTCAGCGAGGCCATCGGCGCGTCCGGCAGCTGGGCGTCGGGCGGCATCGTCTCCACCCCCGCCGACCTCGGCACCTTCATCCGCGCCCACGCCTCCGGCGCGCTCCTGTCCGAGGCGACCCGCCGCGCCCAGCGCACCTTCGTCCCCGGCGGCGCCTCGCAGCCGCCGGGCCCCGGCGCGAACGACGCGGGACTGGCGCTGTTCCGCTACACCACCCGCTGCGGAGTGGTGTACGGCCACACCGGCAACACCCCCGGCTACACCCAGCTCGCGGCCGCGACACCCGACGGCACGCGCTCCCTCACGTTCACCGCCACCAGCCAGATCCCGCTCGACCCCGAACTCCTCGCCCGTACACGCGCGTTGCAGGAGGACTTCGTCTGCGCCCTGCTGCGGCGCGACTGA
- a CDS encoding glycoside hydrolase family 3 protein — translation MPGHHPPHPRRGRARTAVLAATAVLAGLLAGAPPVTAADDPAPVAVDRFEGEVPFAEPPADGIFTWGSDADDRPALSLAERPDAPEGAKVLEGRYDISGWGGFSHEFATDRPAPDWTAHKGIRFWWYGQNTAPLPPGSGKRIHFEIKDGGSSGATSELWTTSFTDDWQGWHLVEIPFSDFVYRADYQPVGGIDQVLGLNAMWGYAFTLPPGSPGTFAVDGVELYGKAEPALTARVVADSAVHPVDEGGTARVRLSVATTGSGPLTEPVTVAYTTEGGTARPGEDFTPVSGTVTFPAGTPSGESRTVEVPTLRDGAAEAAETVPLRLTVTGAKAPAETPQVVLNAHGLPYLDARLPVKKRVADLLKRMSLAEKAGQMTQAERNALRSQGDIASHALGSLLSGGGSVPTPNTPEAWARMVDAYQLRAQATRFQIPLIYGVDAVHGHNNVVGATIMPHNIGIGAGRDPELARRTGAVTAKEVRATGVPWDFAPCLCVTRDERWGRSYEAFGEDPALVTAMTTVIEGMQGRASGKDLARNDKVLTSAKHFVGDGGTAFGSSSTGSYTIDQGVTRVSREELEAVHLAPFAEAVKRGTGTVMPSYSSLDIIGDDAGPVKMHADAAMINGVLKGRMGFEGFVISDWQAIDQIPGDYPSDVRTSVNAGLDMIMVPTNYQDFTRILQAEVTAGRISEARIDDAVSRILTQKFRLGLFEKPYADTTHLAEVGSPAHRAVAREAAAKSQVLLKNDGGVLPLKASQKVYVAGSNADDLGSQAGGWTISWQGSSGAITTGTTILEGMRKAAPDAGITYSKDASADLAGHDVGVVVVGETPYAEGVGDVGNGHDLELSPADKAAVDRVCAEMPCAVLVVSGRPQLIGDRLAAIDALVASWLPGTEGDGVADVLYGKRPFTGRLPVTWPKSEAQLPVNVGDAVYDPQFPYGWGLTTLSAPVRGGETTLRVLGAGARALEAAGRGESPAARELVGKARLLVQQKMGGGITAASAKPFAEADQLLLRGKPSAAMAKLTEAYRAS, via the coding sequence ATGCCCGGACACCACCCACCCCACCCCCGCCGGGGCAGAGCGAGGACGGCGGTCCTCGCGGCCACGGCCGTGCTCGCCGGCCTCCTCGCGGGCGCGCCGCCCGTCACGGCCGCCGACGACCCGGCGCCCGTCGCCGTGGACCGGTTCGAGGGCGAGGTGCCGTTCGCGGAGCCGCCCGCCGACGGCATCTTCACCTGGGGCAGCGACGCCGACGACCGGCCCGCGCTGTCCCTCGCGGAGCGCCCCGACGCGCCCGAGGGGGCGAAGGTCCTCGAAGGCCGCTACGACATCAGCGGCTGGGGCGGCTTCAGCCACGAGTTCGCCACCGACCGGCCGGCCCCGGACTGGACCGCCCACAAGGGCATCCGGTTCTGGTGGTACGGGCAGAACACCGCTCCCCTGCCGCCCGGTTCGGGCAAGCGGATCCACTTCGAGATCAAGGACGGCGGCAGCAGCGGCGCCACGTCCGAGCTGTGGACGACGTCGTTCACCGACGACTGGCAGGGCTGGCACCTGGTCGAGATCCCGTTCTCCGACTTCGTCTACCGGGCCGACTACCAGCCGGTCGGCGGCATCGACCAGGTCCTCGGGCTGAACGCGATGTGGGGGTACGCCTTCACCCTGCCGCCCGGCTCGCCCGGCACGTTCGCCGTGGACGGCGTCGAGCTGTACGGCAAGGCCGAGCCGGCCCTCACCGCGCGGGTGGTCGCCGACTCCGCCGTCCACCCCGTGGACGAAGGCGGCACCGCGCGGGTGAGGCTCTCCGTCGCCACCACCGGGTCGGGGCCGCTCACCGAACCGGTCACCGTCGCGTACACGACCGAAGGCGGCACGGCCCGGCCGGGTGAGGACTTCACGCCCGTCTCGGGCACGGTCACCTTCCCCGCCGGGACGCCCTCCGGTGAGTCGCGCACGGTGGAGGTGCCGACCCTGCGCGACGGCGCGGCCGAGGCCGCCGAGACGGTACCCCTGCGGCTCACCGTGACCGGCGCCAAGGCGCCCGCCGAGACCCCGCAGGTCGTCCTGAACGCCCACGGCCTGCCGTACCTAGACGCGCGCCTGCCGGTGAAGAAGCGGGTCGCGGACCTGCTGAAGCGGATGTCGCTCGCCGAGAAGGCCGGGCAGATGACGCAGGCCGAGCGCAACGCGCTGCGCTCCCAGGGCGACATCGCCTCCCACGCGCTGGGCTCGCTGCTCTCCGGCGGCGGCTCCGTGCCGACCCCGAACACACCCGAGGCGTGGGCGCGGATGGTGGACGCCTACCAGCTGCGCGCGCAGGCGACCCGCTTCCAGATCCCGCTGATCTACGGCGTGGACGCGGTGCACGGCCACAACAACGTCGTCGGCGCGACGATCATGCCGCACAACATCGGCATAGGCGCCGGCCGCGACCCGGAGCTGGCGCGCCGCACCGGGGCGGTCACCGCGAAGGAGGTCCGCGCGACGGGCGTCCCGTGGGACTTCGCGCCGTGCCTGTGCGTGACGCGCGACGAGCGGTGGGGGCGGTCGTACGAGGCGTTCGGTGAGGACCCGGCGCTGGTCACGGCCATGACGACGGTCATCGAGGGCATGCAGGGCCGCGCCTCCGGCAAGGACCTGGCCCGCAACGACAAGGTGCTGACCAGCGCCAAGCACTTCGTCGGCGACGGCGGTACGGCCTTCGGCTCGTCGTCCACCGGCTCGTACACGATCGACCAGGGCGTCACGAGGGTCAGCCGCGAGGAGCTGGAGGCGGTGCACCTGGCGCCGTTCGCGGAGGCGGTGAAGCGCGGCACGGGCACAGTCATGCCGTCGTACTCGTCGCTCGACATCATCGGGGACGACGCGGGGCCGGTGAAGATGCACGCCGACGCGGCGATGATCAACGGGGTGCTGAAGGGCCGGATGGGCTTCGAGGGCTTCGTCATCAGCGACTGGCAGGCCATCGACCAGATCCCCGGCGACTACCCGAGCGATGTGCGCACCTCGGTCAACGCCGGGCTCGACATGATCATGGTGCCGACGAACTACCAGGACTTCACCCGCATCCTCCAGGCGGAGGTGACGGCCGGCCGGATCAGCGAGGCTCGGATCGACGACGCGGTGTCACGCATCCTGACGCAGAAGTTCCGCCTCGGCCTGTTCGAGAAGCCGTACGCCGACACGACGCACCTCGCGGAGGTCGGCTCGCCCGCGCACCGCGCCGTCGCCCGGGAGGCGGCCGCCAAGTCGCAGGTGCTGCTGAAGAACGACGGAGGGGTGCTGCCGCTGAAGGCGTCGCAGAAGGTGTACGTCGCCGGGTCCAACGCGGACGACCTGGGCAGCCAGGCGGGCGGCTGGACGATCAGCTGGCAGGGGTCGTCCGGGGCGATCACCACCGGCACGACGATCCTGGAGGGCATGCGGAAGGCCGCCCCGGACGCGGGGATCACCTACTCGAAGGACGCGTCGGCGGACCTCGCCGGGCACGACGTGGGCGTGGTCGTCGTCGGTGAGACGCCGTACGCGGAGGGCGTCGGCGACGTCGGCAACGGCCATGACCTGGAGCTCTCGCCCGCCGACAAGGCGGCCGTGGACCGGGTGTGCGCCGAGATGCCCTGCGCGGTCCTCGTCGTCTCGGGGCGCCCGCAGCTGATCGGGGACCGGCTCGCCGCCATCGACGCGCTGGTCGCGTCGTGGCTGCCCGGCACCGAGGGCGACGGCGTGGCCGACGTGCTGTACGGGAAGCGGCCGTTCACCGGGCGACTGCCCGTGACGTGGCCGAAGTCGGAGGCGCAGCTGCCGGTGAACGTCGGCGACGCCGTGTACGACCCGCAGTTCCCGTACGGCTGGGGCCTGACCACCCTGTCGGCACCGGTGCGGGGCGGTGAGACGACGCTGAGGGTACTCGGCGCCGGTGCCCGTGCTCTGGAGGCGGCCGGGCGCGGTGAATCCCCGGCGGCGCGTGAACTGGTCGGCAAGGCGCGGCTGCTCGTCCAGCAGAAGATGGGCGGCGGCATCACCGCGGCGTCCGCGAAGCCGTTCGCCGAGGCGGACCAGCTGCTGCTGCGGGGCAAGCCGTCGGCGGCGATGGCGAAGCTGACGGAGGCGTACCGGGCCTCCTGA
- a CDS encoding ricin-type beta-trefoil lectin domain protein, whose translation MRTTPRGRPRRLVASLVACVLAAGALVAVGPGTAQAANERVDVWLTTTSDASGRTVTRGLAPQAPLAFGPAGGTAAHTITVDEGTTYQQFEGGGASITDTTAYLLRGGVVSAATRDTVMRKLFSPTDGIGLSFVRNPIGASDLSRPGHVSLDDTCCDLADFGANGYDTDVRLLTAQAKQLNPALRVKGVPWSAPGWMKDNGRMDQMGWLKWEHYPTYAQYLVKYVQSYQAAGIKVDYLSVQNEPNCCRADNPAAMDYPGMNWNPSGLVEFTKNHVYPALRAAGLTTRVLVHDWNYGDYANFGAAVLADPGVREDPLFGGIAWHGYFGDPAVGSQVHDQYPAVRQFSTEHSGGTWVANQHNEDLADIVGYARNWSGSLVKWSLALNQNMGPHNGGCGTCTGLVTVQEGGARAGQVDYTIEYYTTGHLTKFVRPGAYRIASTANSTVQNVAWRNPDGSKALIAHNGGTNAQSVRVNWGDQSFTYTLPARTTATFTWTGTPGDGAPADGAFTGLAGKCLDVAGGSGADGTPVQLYTCNGTAAQRWTLAADGSVRALGKCLDVTGGSTADGAAVQLYTCNGTGAQRWSYNAATRDLVNTAADKCLDVRDRSSADGARTQIWTCTGGDNQKWTHRPS comes from the coding sequence ATGCGCACCACCCCACGCGGAAGGCCCCGCCGCCTCGTCGCCTCGCTGGTGGCCTGCGTCCTCGCCGCCGGCGCTCTCGTCGCCGTCGGCCCCGGCACGGCACAGGCCGCGAACGAGCGCGTCGACGTGTGGCTGACCACCACGTCGGACGCCTCGGGCCGCACCGTCACCCGCGGTCTCGCCCCGCAGGCGCCGCTCGCGTTCGGCCCGGCCGGTGGCACGGCCGCGCACACGATCACGGTGGACGAGGGCACCACGTACCAGCAGTTCGAGGGCGGCGGCGCGTCCATCACCGACACGACCGCCTATCTGCTGCGCGGCGGCGTCGTCAGCGCGGCCACCCGCGACACGGTGATGCGCAAGTTGTTCTCGCCGACGGACGGCATCGGCCTGTCGTTCGTGCGCAACCCGATCGGCGCGTCCGACCTGTCGCGTCCCGGCCACGTCTCGCTGGACGACACGTGCTGCGACCTGGCGGACTTCGGGGCGAACGGCTACGACACGGACGTCCGGCTCCTCACCGCGCAGGCCAAGCAGCTCAACCCGGCGCTGCGGGTGAAGGGCGTGCCGTGGAGCGCGCCCGGCTGGATGAAGGACAACGGGCGCATGGACCAGATGGGCTGGCTGAAGTGGGAGCACTACCCCACGTACGCCCAGTACCTCGTCAAGTACGTGCAGAGCTACCAGGCCGCGGGCATCAAGGTCGACTACCTGTCGGTGCAGAACGAGCCCAACTGCTGCCGCGCCGACAACCCGGCCGCCATGGACTACCCGGGCATGAACTGGAACCCGTCCGGTCTCGTCGAGTTCACCAAGAACCACGTGTACCCGGCGCTCCGCGCGGCCGGGCTCACCACCAGGGTGCTGGTGCACGACTGGAACTACGGCGACTACGCGAACTTCGGCGCTGCCGTGCTGGCCGACCCGGGGGTGCGCGAGGACCCGCTGTTCGGCGGGATCGCCTGGCACGGCTACTTCGGCGACCCGGCCGTCGGCAGCCAGGTCCACGACCAGTACCCGGCGGTACGGCAGTTCAGCACCGAGCACTCGGGCGGCACCTGGGTGGCGAACCAGCACAACGAGGACCTCGCGGACATCGTCGGCTACGCCCGCAACTGGAGCGGCAGCCTGGTCAAGTGGAGCCTGGCACTCAACCAGAACATGGGCCCGCACAACGGCGGCTGCGGCACCTGCACCGGGCTGGTCACCGTGCAGGAGGGCGGCGCGCGGGCCGGTCAGGTGGACTACACGATCGAGTACTACACGACCGGCCACCTCACCAAGTTCGTCCGCCCGGGCGCGTACCGGATCGCCTCCACCGCCAACAGCACCGTGCAGAACGTCGCGTGGCGCAACCCGGACGGCTCCAAGGCGCTCATCGCGCACAACGGCGGCACGAACGCGCAGTCGGTGCGGGTGAACTGGGGCGACCAGTCCTTCACGTACACCCTCCCGGCCCGCACCACCGCCACGTTCACCTGGACCGGCACGCCGGGCGACGGCGCCCCGGCGGACGGCGCGTTCACCGGCCTGGCGGGCAAGTGCCTGGACGTCGCCGGGGGTTCCGGCGCCGACGGCACGCCCGTGCAGCTGTACACGTGCAACGGCACGGCGGCGCAGCGCTGGACGCTCGCGGCGGACGGCAGCGTACGGGCGCTCGGCAAGTGCCTGGACGTGACGGGCGGTTCGACGGCGGACGGCGCGGCGGTCCAGCTGTACACGTGCAACGGGACCGGCGCCCAACGCTGGTCGTACAACGCCGCCACCCGGGACCTGGTGAACACGGCGGCCGACAAGTGCCTGGACGTGCGGGACCGGTCGTCGGCGGACGGGGCCCGCACCCAGATCTGGACCTGCACGGGCGGCGACAACCAGAAGTGGACCCACCGCCCCTCCTGA
- a CDS encoding class F sortase: MTDRQDTTVRGLRVGGAELAVVLTPGWDDVAALGREEGRLAEQRGAPVTLDEAAGHRLRVWPSVAGGPEARGRAVGPAPAPVPSSVPPPAPAPAPERARPHAERLGEPRRGATAPRAVSIPSLGVTSTPERLGQRKGGTMETPRDPDKAGWYVPGPAPGAKGPAVIVGHVSWNGKPSVFHRLSAMKRGEKIRVDREDGTTAEFTVERVGQYPKNRFPTVEVYKNTDHAGLRLITCGGRHDESRRYCSDNVVVFARLTDGA, from the coding sequence ATGACCGATCGCCAGGACACCACGGTGCGCGGACTGCGCGTCGGGGGCGCGGAACTCGCCGTCGTCCTCACCCCCGGCTGGGACGACGTGGCCGCCCTCGGCCGCGAGGAGGGCCGGCTGGCCGAGCAGCGCGGCGCCCCCGTGACCCTCGACGAGGCCGCCGGCCATCGCCTGCGCGTCTGGCCGTCGGTGGCGGGCGGGCCCGAGGCGCGCGGCAGGGCGGTCGGCCCCGCCCCGGCCCCCGTCCCGTCCTCCGTACCGCCCCCCGCCCCGGCCCCCGCTCCCGAACGGGCCCGCCCGCACGCCGAGCGCCTCGGCGAGCCGCGGAGAGGCGCAACCGCACCGCGCGCCGTCTCCATCCCGTCCCTCGGCGTCACCTCCACCCCGGAGCGCCTCGGCCAGCGGAAGGGCGGCACCATGGAGACACCCCGCGACCCCGACAAGGCGGGCTGGTACGTCCCCGGCCCCGCCCCCGGTGCCAAGGGCCCGGCCGTCATCGTCGGACACGTCAGCTGGAACGGCAAGCCGTCCGTGTTCCACCGGCTCTCCGCGATGAAGCGCGGCGAGAAGATCCGCGTCGACCGCGAGGACGGCACCACCGCCGAGTTCACCGTCGAGCGCGTCGGCCAGTACCCGAAGAACCGGTTCCCCACCGTCGAGGTCTACAAGAACACCGACCACGCCGGTCTGCGCCTCATCACCTGCGGCGGCCGGCACGACGAGTCGAGGCGGTACTGCTCCGACAACGTCGTCGTCTTCGCCCGCCTCACCGACGGCGCGTAG